The genomic window TGAGCATCATGGGTGTTGATGGCACGTGGCGAAGAAGCTGCATTCTCATCGATGCCTCTGCAAGCGGTGCCAAGCTTGAGGTCGAGGGCTCAACGGACCCCCTCAAGGCACAGGAGTTCTTCCTAGTTCTGTCGTCCACTGGACTGGCATTTCGGCGCTGCGAGCTGATTTGGGTGGATGGGTCTCACGTCGGAGTCCAATTCGTCACCGCAAAGACGAAGGCGAAGGCAAGTCCACAGAAACGTCTTGTTGGCTCATAATGAGACGAGTTCGGCACCAAATGAGCGCTCAGCAACCTGACAAGCTTGTTGTCGGCAGTCGCTTCATGATGAGCGAGCTGGGGATCGTTCAGCTCCCAGAGTTCGCCCATAAGACCGGCACCATTGTCGAAACCAGTAGTCGCACCCCTGGCGTGACGGTGCTGTTCGACGGCGCGGTCAGACCGACCGTCTTAGACCGAAGCTACATATCTGCTCTCTCCAAGTGACGATCCTTTTTGCAGGTCGCGCTCACCATGAAAACACAGAAGCCAAAGCAATGGGCCGACCAAGAGGTCCGACGATTAGTCAGGCTCGCCCGGCAGGGAGTTGGCACATCGAGGATAGCCGCCGAACTCGGCCGCCACGCTGGATCGGTGAGGCGTATGGCGCGAACCATGGGACTGCTGTTGAAGAAGTAATCCCCGAGCGATCTTGAGCGCGGCGCAGGGGACCTACAGCCCAAAGCCTCGGCCAATCTCCCGCGCAAGCTTGAGCGCGGCGTCGGTATGGCGGCCATAGAAGAACGCTCGATCAAGCTGCGAAAAGATGCCCATTCCAAATAGCGCGATGGCAATGCCTCTAAACATGGTTATGGACCGGGTTGAACGATGCAGCGAAAGTTCAAAACGGCCCCAGCCGCAGGTTGGGAGAAACAGCCGGGACCGGCATTCCCATTCCAATGTGCCGCAATCGGCGGTAATCGGCACGCTTGTTAGCTAGCCACATGAAAGCTAACGGACTGTTTCGAAGGACCCGAATTCGAATGAAGGTGCTTTGGACACCCCGCTCACATTGCGGCCGAAGCGCGCCGTAGGCCCTCTCTCGTGACTTGCTACGTCATACGCACATGAAAGCGCGGCGGCGTCATGCTGAGCGCCAGGTAGACATCCAACTGAGATTCGGTGCCTTACCCTGGTTGACGCCGCCCAAGAGCCAACTCACCCGCGCGCGGCCGCCCGCCCATTTGATGAAGTGATCGACGCCAGAAGGCCGCGTCAGATTGCAGCCGTCATAGCGGTGATGAATCACAAGCGTAGGCGGCAGTGCCAGGATTGATTCAACATTCCTTCGAGGCCGGACCCGACTCCGGACTGAGGTACCCGAGGTCAAGACCAGCGCGTCCGGCGTCGCGACGCGCACCCCGGTGAGACGGAGCGCATCGTGGCCGTTATGGCTTGCTATAATTGGCTTGACTGCATCAACGTGAGGGAAGGCCGCCGGGGCTGGCGAGCTGGCGGGCCTTCACCCCATCGGGGTGTTGACCTTGACCCATTGCTTCTGCCGGCCGCCACGGATACGTCCATAGCGATCGTTTAAGCTGCATCGATTTCAAATTCAGTCCGCAGCGAAAGTTGTCTTCGACGAACAGTCAGACTTGCTGACTCGGATCGTTGCCAGCAATTAATCCCTATCTTTGTCAACACCATTTACGGTATTTCTCCGGGCTTGAAACTCGATGTGTTGGGGAGCTTTGCTACTACTTCCGAGCAGGCACATTAGTTTCCCTTCCTTACATCCAGCGGTGGTGAACCGTAGGCTTAGGTGAAACACGCGCACCGCGTCACTGCCCTGGCAGATGGCATCAACGACGATAGCGATCTGCCCTGTCGCTAGCGAATTCCGTCGAGCCAGACTCGCGATTAGCTGCGGATTGATCGCGTTGCTGTGCTCTCATACGGAGAGATCACATGGCGAATGATCCGCTTGTCTTTTACTCCTTCGATGAAACTAGCGGTTCCGTCGCGCACGATCAGCAAGACGGGTACGATGGTACAATCTTTGGCGCCACTCATGTACCCGGCGTCACCGGCAACGCCCTTCAATTTAACGGATCGTCGGATTATGTAAGCGTGGCCGATTCACCTGACTGGAACTTCGGATCCGGGGATTTCACGCTTGAGTTCTGGGCCAATTTCAATTCAATCCCTAGCGGCAGCGCAGGACAGCCCGGAGATGTGCTTATAGGGCAAGATGAAGGGGGCGGAACGACAAACAAATGGTTTTTCGAAGCCTTTGACGGAAGCATAGGCTTTCACGTTAACACCGTGGACTCCGGATACTTCTTTATCGACGCTCCTTTCGAGCCGATCACCGGACAGTGGTACTCGTTCGATCTCGTCAAGTCTGGATCGTCATACCAGTTTTATGTTGATGGACAACTTGTCGGATCCGCCGCCGAGTCATTAGTCCTCCCAGACGTCAACGCGCCACTGACAATCGGCCATGCCGAGGCATTCGGCTTCGATGGTCTGCTCGATGGTGTGGCAATCTATAACCGCGCATTGTCGCAGGCCGAAGTATAACAGTCGTATCGGGACGGCGCCGGTGTGCCGGGCGGCGGCCCGGTTATCACCTCCGATGGAGGCGGGGGCACGGCCGCTGTTTCAATTCCAGAGGACACAACTGCGGTCACGACTGTCGTAGCAACTGACGCAGATGGTCGGGCCTTCATGCTTCTAAGTTGTTTGATGAAGCGCCGTTACGCGCTCCGCTGGTGACATCTCCGCCATCACTAGTCTGCACGCGAACGACTTCTTCTTTGTGTGACGGCGACGCTTCTTTGTGTGACGGCGAAGCGTGAGCGACTGCGAAGATGGTGAGTAAAAATCCGCACAGGACCGACTTTTGGGACGCGAAAGACGACAACCTTCGAGAGGAGAATGTTCCATGCGCATTACTTTAGCATCAACATTAATGGCTTTTCTGCTCACCGCCGCTCCGGCGATATCGCTCGCGGCGGACGCCAAGACGGACGTGGAGAAAGCCTACGCCACCTTTGACGCCGCATTTAACAAGCAGGACGCGAAGGCAGTCGCTGCCAACTATGTCCCGACAGCCAAGGTGCTGCCGCCGACCCACGAAGTCACATCCGGCCCAGCGGAGATTGAAAAGTTTTTTGCCGGGTTCTTCGCAAATGGTGTGACCAATCATAAGCTGGAGGTCATCGACGCTGGCGGAGACGACAAGGTCGTGATTGGCACGGCCAAGTGGAGCGCTACAGGTAAGGACAAGGATGGCAAGCCGGCGGCATTCAGTGGACTTGCAATGCACGTTTTCGAACGCCAAGCAGATGGTTCGTTAAAGCTGAGGTTTCATACCTTCAACTGAGTTGGCGGATGGTCCTGAAAACAAAAAATCCCGGCGGCATAAAGGCGCGGGCGTCAGCTTCTGACGCCCAAGCAGAGATTCAGGATCGGTGCGAGTGACCCCGATGGGACATTCCGCCGATTAAGAATTGCGCTGCTGCCCAAACGGCGCTTGAACAAATCAGCAGACCTGTTCGTTCGTCATTGCTATTGGACGGGTAGGCGCTATCGTATGCGAGCGGCCAACCCGCGAGTTTCATCCATTAAATTGCAATTTTGGGAGACTCACATGAAGTTCATAGTCGCTTGGACTGTACCTCAAGGCACATTCAACACAGCAGTCGCACGGTTCTTAGAAACCGGTGGCGCACCACCCGAGGGCGTCAAGATGTTGGGGCGTTGGCATGGCATGAACGGTCAGGGATTTGCCATCTCCGAATCGACTGATCCAAAGGCCATGTATCGTTGGGTCTCTCAATGGGCTGACCTACTCCCGTTGACCGTCACTCCTTGCCTTGAAGACGGGGACGCGGGCGAGGTGATGGCGTCGCTACCGAAGCGTTGACCTCAATCGGATCAAAGCCATCGCCGCCGGCTTGGACGGCGATGGCATGCCGAGCAGGCTCGTCGAAGCCGCCCTCAAGAACCGGATCAAGCATTTTGTCCTCGATGGCGAAGCAAGTCGTGCTCGGCGTCGATGGCATCTCCGATTTCAACGCGCTTCACTCGCGCAAGCACGATCACGAGGTGCAGTTCTGCGCCTTCGATATTCTTACTGAAGGCAGTGACGACTTGCGCATGCTCCCGCTGTCGATGCGGAAGACGAACTTGGAGCGCCTATTGGCGCGGCGTCCTGAAGGCGTGTTCGTCAATCCGTTTGAGCGTGGCGAGCTTGGGCCTGATCTGTTTCGAGCTGTAGGACTTGAAGGGCTGGTATCCAAGCGGCGTGACCGGCCGTATCAGGGCGGTAGGACCAAGCACTGGATCAAGGTGAAGAACCGCAAACACCCGGCGATGGAGCGC from Bradyrhizobium zhanjiangense includes these protein-coding regions:
- a CDS encoding YybH family protein, which produces MRITLASTLMAFLLTAAPAISLAADAKTDVEKAYATFDAAFNKQDAKAVAANYVPTAKVLPPTHEVTSGPAEIEKFFAGFFANGVTNHKLEVIDAGGDDKVVIGTAKWSATGKDKDGKPAAFSGLAMHVFERQADGSLKLRFHTFN
- a CDS encoding DUF3303 domain-containing protein is translated as MKFIVAWTVPQGTFNTAVARFLETGGAPPEGVKMLGRWHGMNGQGFAISESTDPKAMYRWVSQWADLLPLTVTPCLEDGDAGEVMASLPKR
- a CDS encoding LamG domain-containing protein — translated: MANDPLVFYSFDETSGSVAHDQQDGYDGTIFGATHVPGVTGNALQFNGSSDYVSVADSPDWNFGSGDFTLEFWANFNSIPSGSAGQPGDVLIGQDEGGGTTNKWFFEAFDGSIGFHVNTVDSGYFFIDAPFEPITGQWYSFDLVKSGSSYQFYVDGQLVGSAAESLVLPDVNAPLTIGHAEAFGFDGLLDGVAIYNRALSQAEV
- a CDS encoding PilZ domain-containing protein, giving the protein MTEDNRKAHRVRFEHKHIVSIMGVDGTWRRSCILIDASASGAKLEVEGSTDPLKAQEFFLVLSSTGLAFRRCELIWVDGSHVGVQFVTAKTKAKASPQKRLVGS